Proteins encoded by one window of Bactrocera oleae isolate idBacOlea1 chromosome 4, idBacOlea1, whole genome shotgun sequence:
- the Acsf3 gene encoding malonate--CoA ligase ACSF3, mitochondrial isoform X1 translates to MMLATKSSIAFKYIYSRIVTKNISTNIKIFEHLTNLKEYFRKEEQNGGAVPIFKKVLLHADHIAIKSNDTEYSYQQLYLGSKKLSVQISNICGSGASCNIAVFCENNALLPLTQWGCWMSGQVFVPLLHKFPLETLSFIIGDSKSKIIISGKLYEKIAKKLATMFDIPLIIIDYNFIPEHSINHRFLKKTILTVGSNVFIEGTLNNDFYSCSVAMLVYNNTAAKKPKGCRITHKNLLSRIKVTSEAWDYKSNDVLLNLLPVEFNIYSVHSMMCLLSVGGKIDFCNNINYDKVWNIILGINMLINDKPNMLTALPSTYTKILRVYAKAFYNNRRMVEYIKNYCQLNIRLMISGSTPLPMNIFYYWYKVTGHKLLRYYETPETGAILGNPYIEDKWRKRKQNSFNILFPQIMIRIVNSKDKTIIASAIGNSEKGGVDNAVQIVSFNTRFKNFLGELHVSGQTIFKGYLHQEDTEVYFENNFFKTGMIVEFENNTFRLLGRVNSTVLKRAGRNISSDEIETLLKTHPKIKDVAVVGVHHPRWNVSICAVCVIKTESNPDLANIKLFCSKWLPPYMCPDIFKIVPYIHRNSDSKIEKNPLTKLYYL, encoded by the exons ATGATGCTTGCAACAAAAAGTTCTATtgcgtttaaatatatatattcgcgaatagtgacaaaaaatatttcaacaaatatAAAG ATATTTGAACACCTTACAAATTTGAAAGAATATTTTAGAAAAGAAGAGCAAAATGGTGGTGCGGTGcctattttcaaaaaagtgtTGTTACATGCAGATCATATTGCTATTAAAAGTAATGATACTGAATATTCTTACCAACAACTATATTTAGGCTCAAAAAAGTTATCCGTTCAAATATCGAACATATGTG GTAGTGGAGCATCATGCAATATTgcagttttttgtgaaaataacgCTTTGTTACCATTAACGCAATGGGGTTGTTGGATGTCTGGACAAGTTTTTGTGCCACTTCTACATAAATTTCCACTTGAAACACTAAGTTTTATTATTGGTGACtccaaatcaaaaataataatttcaggAAAACTCTATGAAAAGATAGCTAAAAAGCTTGCTACAATGTTTGATATACCACTAATTATTATTGATTACAATTTTATACCAGAACACAGTATAAATCATCGCTTTTTGAAAAAGACTATACTTACGGTCGGCAGTAATGTTTTTATAGAAGGCACTTTAAATAACGACTTCTATTCTTGTTCGGTTGCAATGTTGGTTTATAATAACACTGCAGCCAAAAAGCCAAAAGGATGTCGAATAACACATAAAAACCTTCTCTCGCGTATTAAAGTAACATCAGAAGCGTGGGATTATAAATCAAATGACGTTTTGCTAAACTTGTTGCCGGTAGAATTCAATATTTACAGCGTACATTCTATGATGTGCTTGCTAAGTGTTGGTGGAAAAATAGATTTCTGCAATAATATCAATTACGACAAAGTATGGAATATAATACTTGGTATAAATATGCTAATAAACGATAAACCCAATATGCTGACAGCATTGCCTTCAACGTATACCAAAATCCTCAGAGTATATGCCAAAGCATTTTATAATAATCGTAGGATggttgaatatattaaaaactattgtCAGCTTAATATTCGACTAATGATATCTGGATCAACCCCCTTACCAATGAACATTTTCTATTATTGGTATAAAGTGACAGGTCATAAACTTCTACGGTATTATGAAACACCCGAAACCGGAGCAATTTTAGGTAATCCATATATCGAAGATAAATGGCGGAAGCGGAAGCAAAACTCATTTAACATACTGTTTCCTCAAATCATGATTAGGATTGTCAATTCTAAAGATAAAACAATAATTGCATCTGCAATTGGAAATTCAGAAAAAGGAGGAGTTGATAATGCCGTACAAATTGTATCTTTCAATACcagatttaaaaactttttagggGAACTTCATGTATCGGGGCAAACTATTTTTAAAGGATATCTACATCAAGAAGATACGGaagtatattttgaaaacaacttttttaaaacaGGAATGATTGTGGAGTTTGAAAATAATACCTTTAGGTTGCTGGGACGTGTTAACAGCACAGTTCTTAAAAGAGCTGGACGAAATATTTCAAGTGATGAAATAGAAACACTATTAAAAACCCACCCCAAAATAAAAGATGTGGCAGTTGTAGGTGTTCATCACCCACGCTGGAATGTGAGCATTTGCGCTGTATGTGTTATTAAAACAGAATCAAATCCGGATTTAGCCAATATTAAGCTATTTTGTTCTAAATGGTTGCCTCCGTATATGTGCcctgatatttttaaaatagttccATATATACATCGAAATTCGGACAGTAAAATTGAGAAGAATcccttaacaaaattatattacttGTAA
- the Acsf3 gene encoding malonate--CoA ligase ACSF3, mitochondrial isoform X3, translating into MCGASCNIAVFCENNALLPLTQWGCWMSGQVFVPLLHKFPLETLSFIIGDSKSKIIISGKLYEKIAKKLATMFDIPLIIIDYNFIPEHSINHRFLKKTILTVGSNVFIEGTLNNDFYSCSVAMLVYNNTAAKKPKGCRITHKNLLSRIKVTSEAWDYKSNDVLLNLLPVEFNIYSVHSMMCLLSVGGKIDFCNNINYDKVWNIILGINMLINDKPNMLTALPSTYTKILRVYAKAFYNNRRMVEYIKNYCQLNIRLMISGSTPLPMNIFYYWYKVTGHKLLRYYETPETGAILGNPYIEDKWRKRKQNSFNILFPQIMIRIVNSKDKTIIASAIGNSEKGGVDNAVQIVSFNTRFKNFLGELHVSGQTIFKGYLHQEDTEVYFENNFFKTGMIVEFENNTFRLLGRVNSTVLKRAGRNISSDEIETLLKTHPKIKDVAVVGVHHPRWNVSICAVCVIKTESNPDLANIKLFCSKWLPPYMCPDIFKIVPYIHRNSDSKIEKNPLTKLYYL; encoded by the exons ATGTG TGGAGCATCATGCAATATTgcagttttttgtgaaaataacgCTTTGTTACCATTAACGCAATGGGGTTGTTGGATGTCTGGACAAGTTTTTGTGCCACTTCTACATAAATTTCCACTTGAAACACTAAGTTTTATTATTGGTGACtccaaatcaaaaataataatttcaggAAAACTCTATGAAAAGATAGCTAAAAAGCTTGCTACAATGTTTGATATACCACTAATTATTATTGATTACAATTTTATACCAGAACACAGTATAAATCATCGCTTTTTGAAAAAGACTATACTTACGGTCGGCAGTAATGTTTTTATAGAAGGCACTTTAAATAACGACTTCTATTCTTGTTCGGTTGCAATGTTGGTTTATAATAACACTGCAGCCAAAAAGCCAAAAGGATGTCGAATAACACATAAAAACCTTCTCTCGCGTATTAAAGTAACATCAGAAGCGTGGGATTATAAATCAAATGACGTTTTGCTAAACTTGTTGCCGGTAGAATTCAATATTTACAGCGTACATTCTATGATGTGCTTGCTAAGTGTTGGTGGAAAAATAGATTTCTGCAATAATATCAATTACGACAAAGTATGGAATATAATACTTGGTATAAATATGCTAATAAACGATAAACCCAATATGCTGACAGCATTGCCTTCAACGTATACCAAAATCCTCAGAGTATATGCCAAAGCATTTTATAATAATCGTAGGATggttgaatatattaaaaactattgtCAGCTTAATATTCGACTAATGATATCTGGATCAACCCCCTTACCAATGAACATTTTCTATTATTGGTATAAAGTGACAGGTCATAAACTTCTACGGTATTATGAAACACCCGAAACCGGAGCAATTTTAGGTAATCCATATATCGAAGATAAATGGCGGAAGCGGAAGCAAAACTCATTTAACATACTGTTTCCTCAAATCATGATTAGGATTGTCAATTCTAAAGATAAAACAATAATTGCATCTGCAATTGGAAATTCAGAAAAAGGAGGAGTTGATAATGCCGTACAAATTGTATCTTTCAATACcagatttaaaaactttttagggGAACTTCATGTATCGGGGCAAACTATTTTTAAAGGATATCTACATCAAGAAGATACGGaagtatattttgaaaacaacttttttaaaacaGGAATGATTGTGGAGTTTGAAAATAATACCTTTAGGTTGCTGGGACGTGTTAACAGCACAGTTCTTAAAAGAGCTGGACGAAATATTTCAAGTGATGAAATAGAAACACTATTAAAAACCCACCCCAAAATAAAAGATGTGGCAGTTGTAGGTGTTCATCACCCACGCTGGAATGTGAGCATTTGCGCTGTATGTGTTATTAAAACAGAATCAAATCCGGATTTAGCCAATATTAAGCTATTTTGTTCTAAATGGTTGCCTCCGTATATGTGCcctgatatttttaaaatagttccATATATACATCGAAATTCGGACAGTAAAATTGAGAAGAATcccttaacaaaattatattacttGTAA
- the Acsf3 gene encoding malonate--CoA ligase ACSF3, mitochondrial isoform X2, giving the protein MWYVNNSYIKLYSYSGASCNIAVFCENNALLPLTQWGCWMSGQVFVPLLHKFPLETLSFIIGDSKSKIIISGKLYEKIAKKLATMFDIPLIIIDYNFIPEHSINHRFLKKTILTVGSNVFIEGTLNNDFYSCSVAMLVYNNTAAKKPKGCRITHKNLLSRIKVTSEAWDYKSNDVLLNLLPVEFNIYSVHSMMCLLSVGGKIDFCNNINYDKVWNIILGINMLINDKPNMLTALPSTYTKILRVYAKAFYNNRRMVEYIKNYCQLNIRLMISGSTPLPMNIFYYWYKVTGHKLLRYYETPETGAILGNPYIEDKWRKRKQNSFNILFPQIMIRIVNSKDKTIIASAIGNSEKGGVDNAVQIVSFNTRFKNFLGELHVSGQTIFKGYLHQEDTEVYFENNFFKTGMIVEFENNTFRLLGRVNSTVLKRAGRNISSDEIETLLKTHPKIKDVAVVGVHHPRWNVSICAVCVIKTESNPDLANIKLFCSKWLPPYMCPDIFKIVPYIHRNSDSKIEKNPLTKLYYL; this is encoded by the exons ATGTGGTACGTTAATAAcagttatataaaattatatagttatAG TGGAGCATCATGCAATATTgcagttttttgtgaaaataacgCTTTGTTACCATTAACGCAATGGGGTTGTTGGATGTCTGGACAAGTTTTTGTGCCACTTCTACATAAATTTCCACTTGAAACACTAAGTTTTATTATTGGTGACtccaaatcaaaaataataatttcaggAAAACTCTATGAAAAGATAGCTAAAAAGCTTGCTACAATGTTTGATATACCACTAATTATTATTGATTACAATTTTATACCAGAACACAGTATAAATCATCGCTTTTTGAAAAAGACTATACTTACGGTCGGCAGTAATGTTTTTATAGAAGGCACTTTAAATAACGACTTCTATTCTTGTTCGGTTGCAATGTTGGTTTATAATAACACTGCAGCCAAAAAGCCAAAAGGATGTCGAATAACACATAAAAACCTTCTCTCGCGTATTAAAGTAACATCAGAAGCGTGGGATTATAAATCAAATGACGTTTTGCTAAACTTGTTGCCGGTAGAATTCAATATTTACAGCGTACATTCTATGATGTGCTTGCTAAGTGTTGGTGGAAAAATAGATTTCTGCAATAATATCAATTACGACAAAGTATGGAATATAATACTTGGTATAAATATGCTAATAAACGATAAACCCAATATGCTGACAGCATTGCCTTCAACGTATACCAAAATCCTCAGAGTATATGCCAAAGCATTTTATAATAATCGTAGGATggttgaatatattaaaaactattgtCAGCTTAATATTCGACTAATGATATCTGGATCAACCCCCTTACCAATGAACATTTTCTATTATTGGTATAAAGTGACAGGTCATAAACTTCTACGGTATTATGAAACACCCGAAACCGGAGCAATTTTAGGTAATCCATATATCGAAGATAAATGGCGGAAGCGGAAGCAAAACTCATTTAACATACTGTTTCCTCAAATCATGATTAGGATTGTCAATTCTAAAGATAAAACAATAATTGCATCTGCAATTGGAAATTCAGAAAAAGGAGGAGTTGATAATGCCGTACAAATTGTATCTTTCAATACcagatttaaaaactttttagggGAACTTCATGTATCGGGGCAAACTATTTTTAAAGGATATCTACATCAAGAAGATACGGaagtatattttgaaaacaacttttttaaaacaGGAATGATTGTGGAGTTTGAAAATAATACCTTTAGGTTGCTGGGACGTGTTAACAGCACAGTTCTTAAAAGAGCTGGACGAAATATTTCAAGTGATGAAATAGAAACACTATTAAAAACCCACCCCAAAATAAAAGATGTGGCAGTTGTAGGTGTTCATCACCCACGCTGGAATGTGAGCATTTGCGCTGTATGTGTTATTAAAACAGAATCAAATCCGGATTTAGCCAATATTAAGCTATTTTGTTCTAAATGGTTGCCTCCGTATATGTGCcctgatatttttaaaatagttccATATATACATCGAAATTCGGACAGTAAAATTGAGAAGAATcccttaacaaaattatattacttGTAA
- the Acsf3 gene encoding malonate--CoA ligase ACSF3, mitochondrial isoform X4, giving the protein MSGQVFVPLLHKFPLETLSFIIGDSKSKIIISGKLYEKIAKKLATMFDIPLIIIDYNFIPEHSINHRFLKKTILTVGSNVFIEGTLNNDFYSCSVAMLVYNNTAAKKPKGCRITHKNLLSRIKVTSEAWDYKSNDVLLNLLPVEFNIYSVHSMMCLLSVGGKIDFCNNINYDKVWNIILGINMLINDKPNMLTALPSTYTKILRVYAKAFYNNRRMVEYIKNYCQLNIRLMISGSTPLPMNIFYYWYKVTGHKLLRYYETPETGAILGNPYIEDKWRKRKQNSFNILFPQIMIRIVNSKDKTIIASAIGNSEKGGVDNAVQIVSFNTRFKNFLGELHVSGQTIFKGYLHQEDTEVYFENNFFKTGMIVEFENNTFRLLGRVNSTVLKRAGRNISSDEIETLLKTHPKIKDVAVVGVHHPRWNVSICAVCVIKTESNPDLANIKLFCSKWLPPYMCPDIFKIVPYIHRNSDSKIEKNPLTKLYYL; this is encoded by the coding sequence ATGTCTGGACAAGTTTTTGTGCCACTTCTACATAAATTTCCACTTGAAACACTAAGTTTTATTATTGGTGACtccaaatcaaaaataataatttcaggAAAACTCTATGAAAAGATAGCTAAAAAGCTTGCTACAATGTTTGATATACCACTAATTATTATTGATTACAATTTTATACCAGAACACAGTATAAATCATCGCTTTTTGAAAAAGACTATACTTACGGTCGGCAGTAATGTTTTTATAGAAGGCACTTTAAATAACGACTTCTATTCTTGTTCGGTTGCAATGTTGGTTTATAATAACACTGCAGCCAAAAAGCCAAAAGGATGTCGAATAACACATAAAAACCTTCTCTCGCGTATTAAAGTAACATCAGAAGCGTGGGATTATAAATCAAATGACGTTTTGCTAAACTTGTTGCCGGTAGAATTCAATATTTACAGCGTACATTCTATGATGTGCTTGCTAAGTGTTGGTGGAAAAATAGATTTCTGCAATAATATCAATTACGACAAAGTATGGAATATAATACTTGGTATAAATATGCTAATAAACGATAAACCCAATATGCTGACAGCATTGCCTTCAACGTATACCAAAATCCTCAGAGTATATGCCAAAGCATTTTATAATAATCGTAGGATggttgaatatattaaaaactattgtCAGCTTAATATTCGACTAATGATATCTGGATCAACCCCCTTACCAATGAACATTTTCTATTATTGGTATAAAGTGACAGGTCATAAACTTCTACGGTATTATGAAACACCCGAAACCGGAGCAATTTTAGGTAATCCATATATCGAAGATAAATGGCGGAAGCGGAAGCAAAACTCATTTAACATACTGTTTCCTCAAATCATGATTAGGATTGTCAATTCTAAAGATAAAACAATAATTGCATCTGCAATTGGAAATTCAGAAAAAGGAGGAGTTGATAATGCCGTACAAATTGTATCTTTCAATACcagatttaaaaactttttagggGAACTTCATGTATCGGGGCAAACTATTTTTAAAGGATATCTACATCAAGAAGATACGGaagtatattttgaaaacaacttttttaaaacaGGAATGATTGTGGAGTTTGAAAATAATACCTTTAGGTTGCTGGGACGTGTTAACAGCACAGTTCTTAAAAGAGCTGGACGAAATATTTCAAGTGATGAAATAGAAACACTATTAAAAACCCACCCCAAAATAAAAGATGTGGCAGTTGTAGGTGTTCATCACCCACGCTGGAATGTGAGCATTTGCGCTGTATGTGTTATTAAAACAGAATCAAATCCGGATTTAGCCAATATTAAGCTATTTTGTTCTAAATGGTTGCCTCCGTATATGTGCcctgatatttttaaaatagttccATATATACATCGAAATTCGGACAGTAAAATTGAGAAGAATcccttaacaaaattatattacttGTAA
- the Clp gene encoding cleavage and polyadenylation specificity factor subunit 4: MEILLANVNNIDFKIERDLIEQIGAVALPFFGMDKSMAAVCQFVSTQNGLECEKGSSCPFRHIRGDRTIVCKHWLRGLCKKGDQCEFLHEYDMKKMPECYFYSRFNACHNKECPFLHIDPESKVKDCPWYDRGFCRHGPHCRHRHVRRVLCSNYLAGFCENGWNCKFMHPRFELPPISDTTKEILLKKVPTCHFCGELGHKASACKKNPDANESIENRFKFNGFQKQNQAYSFKENTEGKNGTEHVSSSNNFTKVPKPLDEITCYKCGNKGHYANKCPKGHLAFLSNQRSHK, from the exons atggaaattttactCGCAAATGTTAATAACatagattttaaaattgaaCGGGATTTAATTGAACAAATTGGTGCTGTTGCTTTACCATTTTTCGGAATGGACA aatccATGGCTGCCGTTTGTCAGTTTGTGAGTACTCAAAATGGTTTGGAGTGTGAGAAAGGCTCATCCTGTCCCTTTCGACATATAAGAGGAGATAGAACTATAGTGTGCAAGCACTGGCTAAGAGGATTATGTAAAAAAGGAGATCAATGTGAATTCTTACATGAAtatgatatgaaaaaaatgccaGAATGTTACTTTTACTCTCGATTTAATGCGTGTCATAATAAGGAATGTCCCTTCCTTCATATTGATCCGGAAAGTAAAGTAAAAGATTGTCCATGGTATGATCGGGGCTTTTGTAGACACGGACCGCATTGCAGACATCGTCACGTACGTCGTGTACTTTGTAGTAATTACTTGGCAGGCTTTTGTGAAAATGGTTGGAATTGTAAATTTATGCATCCCCGCTTCGAACTGCCACCTATTTCAGATACGACAAAagaaattttgcttaaaaagGTGCCAACTTGCCACTTTTGTGGGGAACTTGGACATAAAGCTTCGGCGTGTAAAAAAAATCCCGATGCTAACGAAAGTATTGAAAACCGTTTCAAATTTAATGGcttccaaaaacaaaatcaagcGTATAGCTTTAAAGAAAACACAGAAGGTAAAAATGGAACTGAGCATGTTTCGTCAAGCAATAACTTTACAAAGGTACCAAAGCCTTTAGATGAAATCACTTGCTATAAATGTGGAAATAAAGGGCACTATGCAAATAAATGCCCTAAAGGCCACTTAGCGTTTTTATCTAATCAGAGAAgtcacaaataa